The Spirochaetota bacterium genome includes a region encoding these proteins:
- a CDS encoding D-serine ammonia-lyase → MNESINTAAIERLRRREEFLWINPDRPPVRETLPALPLSRADIADAADRFTRFAPLIAALFPETRETGGIIESPLIPVPKMQAACGSFSRRGVPPGRLYVKADHLLPVAGSVKARGGIHEVLCHAEELARAHGFLRGDEPYTALLGKDARALFGAHTVSVGSTGNLGLSIGTMAAALGFRATVHMSADAKAWKKDLLRARSVTVVEHASDYSAAVKAGRDEAARDGNAYFVDDENSSRLFTGYAVAGERLEAQFASAGVRVDGEHPLFVYIPCGVGGAPGGICFGLAHAFGDDAHCFFAEPLESACMMLGLLAGFSGDVYDIGLTNMTAADGLAVGRASAFAGGMITRLVAGCFTVDDSRLFRDLALLYRTENLRIEPSAAAGFPGPAMVRSGGEGANYLDAHGLAGKEAQITHVIWTTGGSLAPIHEFERYLARG, encoded by the coding sequence ATGAATGAATCAATAAACACCGCCGCGATCGAGCGGCTTCGCCGGAGGGAGGAATTCCTCTGGATTAACCCGGATCGCCCGCCCGTGCGCGAGACGCTCCCCGCCCTCCCCCTTTCGCGCGCGGACATTGCCGACGCGGCGGACCGCTTCACGCGCTTCGCACCGCTCATCGCCGCGCTCTTTCCCGAGACGCGCGAGACCGGCGGCATCATCGAATCGCCCCTGATACCCGTCCCGAAAATGCAGGCCGCATGCGGGTCGTTTTCACGCAGAGGGGTCCCGCCGGGACGCCTCTACGTGAAGGCGGACCACCTGCTCCCGGTCGCCGGCTCCGTGAAGGCGCGCGGGGGCATCCACGAGGTGCTCTGCCATGCCGAGGAGCTCGCGCGCGCCCACGGGTTTCTTCGCGGCGACGAACCGTACACGGCGCTTCTCGGCAAGGACGCGCGCGCGCTTTTCGGCGCGCACACGGTATCGGTGGGAAGCACGGGGAACCTGGGGCTTTCCATAGGGACCATGGCCGCGGCGCTCGGATTCCGCGCAACGGTGCACATGTCCGCGGACGCAAAGGCCTGGAAGAAGGACCTGCTCCGCGCGCGCAGCGTAACCGTGGTCGAGCACGCGTCCGACTACTCGGCCGCGGTGAAGGCCGGGAGGGACGAGGCCGCGCGGGACGGGAACGCCTATTTCGTTGACGACGAGAATTCATCCCGTCTGTTCACGGGCTACGCCGTCGCGGGGGAGCGCCTGGAGGCCCAGTTCGCATCCGCGGGCGTCCGCGTCGACGGGGAACATCCGCTCTTCGTCTACATCCCGTGCGGCGTGGGCGGGGCGCCCGGCGGGATCTGTTTCGGGCTCGCACACGCGTTCGGCGACGACGCGCACTGCTTCTTCGCCGAGCCGCTGGAATCCGCGTGCATGATGCTGGGTCTCCTCGCGGGTTTCTCCGGCGACGTCTACGATATCGGGCTCACCAACATGACCGCCGCCGACGGGCTCGCGGTCGGGCGCGCCTCCGCCTTCGCGGGCGGCATGATCACGCGGCTGGTCGCGGGCTGTTTCACCGTGGACGACAGCCGCCTCTTCAGGGACCTCGCCCTCCTCTACCGTACGGAGAATCTGCGCATCGAACCCTCCGCCGCGGCAGGATTCCCCGGGCCCGCGATGGTGCGCTCGGGCGGGGAAGGCGCGAACTACCTGGACGCGCACGGTCTCGCCGGGAAGGAGGCGCAGATAACGCACGTGATCTGGACGACCGGCGGATCGCTGGCGCCGATACACGAATTCGAACGGTACCTCGCCCGGGGATAA
- a CDS encoding class 1 fructose-bisphosphatase, with protein sequence MTLDRYLVQRQRSYPGATGELSRVMNQLGTVGKIISSYMRRSALGGMKGMTGEINVQGEEVKKLDEIGNTIFVEAFEYVDIVGAIVSEEMAEPKVISSGSGPGKYVVLVDPIDGSSNLDVDCVIGSIFSIRNLKGDILDSILQKGSAQVAAGYIMYGTSTLLVYSAGDGVHEFVFDEQIGEFVLNHESVRMPARGKVVSANYGNYGAWAPAARKFADTLDSGDGDRHALRYSGALVADLHQILHRGGVYFYPDDTERPQGKLRLLYECAPLAMIAEQAGGSATTGRVRIADIKPQSVHQRAPFAIGSMWEMERYEEAYSANGGTR encoded by the coding sequence ATGACCCTGGACAGGTACCTCGTGCAGCGCCAGCGTTCGTATCCCGGCGCAACCGGCGAGCTCAGCCGCGTGATGAACCAGTTGGGCACCGTGGGGAAAATCATATCGAGCTACATGCGGCGCAGCGCCCTGGGCGGGATGAAGGGGATGACGGGGGAAATCAACGTGCAGGGCGAGGAGGTGAAAAAGCTCGACGAGATCGGGAACACGATCTTCGTCGAGGCCTTCGAGTATGTCGACATCGTGGGCGCGATCGTTTCGGAGGAGATGGCCGAGCCCAAGGTGATCTCGTCGGGGAGCGGGCCGGGCAAGTACGTCGTGCTCGTGGACCCCATAGACGGCTCCTCGAACCTGGACGTGGACTGCGTGATCGGCTCGATATTTTCCATAAGGAACCTGAAGGGGGACATCCTCGATTCGATTTTGCAAAAAGGAAGCGCGCAGGTCGCCGCGGGCTACATCATGTACGGGACCTCCACCCTGCTCGTCTACAGTGCGGGGGACGGCGTGCACGAATTCGTGTTCGACGAGCAGATAGGCGAGTTCGTCCTGAACCACGAGAGCGTGCGCATGCCCGCGCGCGGGAAGGTGGTGAGTGCCAACTACGGCAACTACGGCGCGTGGGCGCCGGCCGCCCGGAAATTCGCCGACACGCTCGACTCCGGGGACGGCGACCGGCATGCCCTTCGCTACTCGGGCGCGCTCGTCGCGGACCTGCACCAGATCCTCCACCGCGGCGGCGTCTACTTCTATCCCGACGACACGGAGCGTCCGCAGGGCAAGCTTCGCCTCCTCTACGAATGCGCCCCCCTGGCCATGATCGCCGAACAGGCGGGCGGCTCCGCGACGACAGGCCGCGTGCGCATCGCCGACATTAAGCCCCAGAGCGTGCACCAGCGCGCACCCTTCGCGATCGGGAGCATGTGGGAGATGGAGAGGTACGAGGAGGCGTATAGCGCGAATGGTGGAACCAGATGA
- a CDS encoding cysteine hydrolase, which yields MPNRYALMIVDMQRYYLEAESDYCRYFESLRPGSLDYILARCRATVIPNILDLRGLFRRMDLPVIYLRLCGTNPGREDLHRFFRGTWEAGRARGFADVYPLRADPWSQVLGALAPAPGDTVICKTTYSPFASADIAEALGALGIAGLVMTGLATSQCVETTARDASDRGFEIVHVEDAQADYDETTHHASLYSSRGVCGGTIVGTRDFIEHHDGFLV from the coding sequence ATGCCCAACCGCTACGCGCTCATGATCGTCGACATGCAACGCTACTACCTGGAGGCGGAATCGGACTACTGCCGCTATTTCGAATCGCTGCGCCCGGGATCGCTCGACTATATCCTGGCGCGATGCCGCGCGACCGTAATCCCGAACATCCTCGATCTGCGGGGGCTCTTTCGCCGGATGGACCTTCCGGTAATCTACCTTCGTCTATGCGGAACGAATCCCGGCCGGGAAGACCTTCACCGCTTCTTCCGCGGGACGTGGGAGGCCGGACGCGCGCGCGGATTCGCGGACGTGTACCCGCTCCGCGCCGATCCCTGGTCGCAGGTGCTGGGCGCCCTCGCGCCCGCGCCGGGGGATACCGTTATCTGCAAGACAACCTACAGCCCCTTCGCCTCCGCCGATATCGCGGAGGCGCTGGGCGCGCTCGGGATCGCGGGCCTCGTGATGACGGGGCTCGCCACCAGCCAGTGCGTGGAGACCACGGCGCGCGACGCGTCGGACCGGGGCTTCGAGATCGTGCACGTGGAGGACGCGCAGGCGGATTACGACGAGACGACGCACCACGCGTCCCTCTACAGCTCGCGCGGCGTGTGCGGCGGGACCATCGTCGGGACGCGCGATTTTATCGAACATCACGATGGATTTCTGGTGTGA
- a CDS encoding DUF86 domain-containing protein → MQASPGPIIERDVSALKYSTEKITKICAEIKNAIHLLEDIGKFPFERFSSEPHLVSSAKYNFIVAIEGVIDLCNHAISQNSLTPPDDYSHAIMILSEQAAYPLEFAASLVKAIKFRNRLVHIYWEVGERELYAILTSNLDELKAFLGYYGRFMGISGSTV, encoded by the coding sequence ATTCAAGCATCACCGGGACCAATTATTGAAAGAGATGTTTCAGCTTTGAAATACTCCACTGAGAAAATAACCAAAATATGCGCGGAAATTAAAAACGCGATCCATCTGCTTGAGGATATCGGTAAATTTCCTTTCGAAAGATTCTCGAGCGAACCGCATCTGGTTTCCAGTGCAAAGTACAATTTCATTGTGGCGATCGAAGGGGTGATCGATCTCTGTAATCACGCCATATCGCAGAACAGCCTGACTCCACCGGACGATTATTCACATGCCATCATGATACTGTCCGAACAGGCCGCGTATCCGCTCGAATTTGCCGCGTCCCTGGTAAAGGCTATTAAATTCAGGAACCGTCTGGTGCACATTTACTGGGAAGTGGGCGAACGCGAATTGTATGCGATACTCACGAGCAATCTTGATGAATTGAAGGCTTTCCTCGGCTATTACGGCAGGTTCATGGGAATTTCCGGCAGTACTGTATAG